A segment of the Leptolyngbya sp. NIES-3755 genome:
GAAATTCTTGGCAACCAATCCGAAGCTGATTGGAACGCCTCAAGATCCGCAGTATGCACGAGCGTTGAATTTCCTGGAGCGGACTGCACTGGCGAACCCAGGAGCGCGGCAAGCGGCTCAACAGAAAGCGCCAGCAAACCGCGAATAGTTCTAAAAGATTGAATGAAAGCATCGATCGTTCTTCGGAGCGATCGATTTTTTTGATTAGACCTCATGCGAAAGCCGTATTGCGATGATGCGGATTTATCATTTTGTGAAAAATTCTGTAATCAAAGTTACAAAATGAATTATGGGATCTTCTAGGCTGAAACTGGCAATGCAGCGGCAGACTAGCTTGTATGACAAAACGAAATTTAGTCGTGATCGGGAATGGCATGGTCGGTCACAAGTTCCTGGAGCGGATGATCGAGAACGGATCAGAAGAGTGGAATCTGATTACGTTCTGTGAAGAATCGCGGATGGCTTACGATCGAGTTAATCTCAGCGGATTTTTTGCGGGGAAAACGGCAGAAGATTTGTCCCTGGTTGAATCAGATTTTTATGCAAAACATGACGTTCAGATTTATCTTGGAGACAAAGCAGTTGGGATCGATCGCGATCTCAAAACTGTAACTTCTGCTCAAGGTGTCACTCTTCGTTATGACAAGCTCGTTCTTGCCACCGGATCGTTTCCATTCGTGCCGCCGATTCAAGGCAGGGAAACGCAAGGGACATTTGTGTATCGCACGATCGACGATCTCGAAGCGATCGAAGCCTACGCCCAATCATGTCGAGTTGGGGTGGTTGTTGGGGGCGGTTTGCTCGGATTGGAATGCGCGAATGCGTTAAAGAATTTGGGGCTGGAGACGCACGTAGTGGAGTTTATGCCGCGATTGATGCCGGTGCAGGTGGATGACGCGGGTGGGGCACTGCTGAGACAGAATATTGAATCGATCGGGGTTTCGGTTCATACGAGCAAATCGACCAAGGAAATCGTCAGCGAAGAGGGTCGAGTTCACAAAATGCTGTTTGCGGATGGAACGGAACTGCAAACAGACATGATTGTGTTTTCGGCGGGGATTCGTCCGAGAGATGAAATGGCTCGATCGTGCGGTTTGACGGTCGGGGAGCGGGGCGGAATTGTCATCGATGAGAATTGTCAGACTTCGGACGCGGATATTTATGCGATCGGAGAATGTGCCCTCTACGAGAATCGCATTTACGGTTTAGTCGCTCCGGGTTACACGATGGCGACCGTGGCAGCGGATCATCTCTGTGGTGGACAGAATCAGTTCACAGGCGCGGATATGTCTACCAAGCTCAAATTGTTGGGTGTGGATGTTGCGAGTTTTGGAGATGCGTTTGCGAAGACACCGGGAGCGAAAGAGATCGCGATCGTAGATTCCATTCAAGGAACTTACAAAAAACTGGTAATTGATGCAACTGGAAAGACGCTACTGGGTGGAATCTTAGTTGGGGATGCTTCTGCTTATGGCAACTTACTTCAGCTAGTACAGAATCAAATCACATTGCCGCCACATCCTGAAGATTTGATCATTCCGCCGCGCAATGGTAGTTCCTCAGCATTGATGGGTGTTGATAGCTTTCCTGATACGGCTCAAATCTGCTCTTGTAACAATGTCACTAAAGCTGCGATCTGTGATGCAATCCAGAATCAAGGGTTGACTGATATTGGTAGCTTGAAGCAATGTACTAAAGCGGGGACAGGTTGCGGAGGTTGCGTTCCATTAGTCACTGATTTACTCAAATCGGAACTGAAGAAAGCGGGAATCGAAGTTAAGAATCATTTGTGTGAGCATTTTGCTTATTCACGTCAGGAACTTTATCATTTAGTGCGATCGCAAAACATCCACACGTTTGATCAACTTCTTCAGCAACATGGAACAGGTCAAGGCTGCGAAATTTGCAAACCTGCGATCGGATCAATTCTGGCATCCGCGTGGAATGATTACATTCTCGAACCGACTCATGCGGGCTTACAAGACACGAACGATGCTTTCCTTGCCAACATTCAGCGAGATGGAACCTACTCTGTTGTGCCGCGTGTTCCGGGTGGAGAACTTACGCCTGATCAATTGATTGCATTGGGTCAAGTTGCGAAAGAATTTGGACTATACACCAAAATTACGGGCGGTCAGCGCGTTGATTTATTTGGTGCAAGAGTTGAACAGTTACCGCTGATTTGGAAACAGTTGATTGATGCTGGATTTGAATCGGGTCACGCTTACGGGAAAGCACTCAGAACGGTGAAATCTTGTGTCGGTAGTACTTGGTGTCGATTTGGAGTACAAGATTCGACCAGTTTAGCGATCGAGGTTGAACTTCGTTATCGAGGCTTACGCGCTCCTCACAAGATCAAATCTGCCGTATCTGGTTGTACTCGCGAATGTGCAGAAGCTCAAAGCAAAGACTTTGGTATCATTGCAACCGAGAAAGGCTGGAACTTGTATGTTTGCGGCAATGGTGGAATGAAGCCACAACATGCACAGTTACTTGCAGCAGATTTGGACAAAGAAACATTGATTCGATATATCGATCGATTCTTAATGTTCTACATTCGCACTGCAAACCGCTTAGAACGAACTGCAACTTGGTTCAATAAACTCGAAGGTGGAATGGACTATCTGAAGCAAGTCATTATTGATGATTCACTCGGTATCTGTGCAGAGCTTGAAGCAGAAATGGCACATCAAGTTCAGACCTACAACTGTGAGTGGAAAACCACGATCGAAGATCCGTCAAAAGTTCGTCGCTTCCGGCACTTCATTAACTCAGATGATTCAGATCCGAATGTGGTTCAAGTCGAAGAACGGGGACAAAATCGCCCGATCTATGAACATGAACGGCAATTGTTTTCATTAACCCGATCGTAAGTTTACTTTCTGACCCTTCACCGGATTTAACTATGCAATCTTCCCAGTCTATTGCAACCACTTGGATTACTGTTTGCACCTTAGAAGACATTCTGCCGAACACTGGAGTTTGTGCTTTAGTCAATGGTGAACAAGTCGCGATCTTCCGAGTTGGACAAAATCAACTTTATGCGATCGACAACTATGATCCATTCAGCAAAGCATTCGTGCTTTCACGTGGGATTGTGGGCGATCGCAATGGAATTCCCAAAGTTGCATCTCCTATCTATAAACAGAACTTCAATCTTAAAACAGGTGAATGTTTAGACGATCCTGCTACTCAGGTTCGTACCTTTGCAGTCCAACTAATTGACAATCAAGTTCAGATTGGCTTGAACTAATATCGATATACTTTGAAAGATGCGCTCCTTCAAAGTATGACTCAGCCCTCTACTGATTCTGTTCAATCTTCCTGGTTTCAGACTCTCAGCATCCGATCGGTCCTCTCTGCTCTTGTATTAGGGTTCGCGCTCTTTGCATTAGCGAGTGGGTCGATTTTCATGAAAATTGCCACGCAAGAAATGAGCGCGAATCAAGTGGCACTCGATCGAGTTGCGATCGCAGCAATTGTATTCACGATTTGGAATAGCATTCGAGCCATTACGACGAAAGAAGAGCCATCGATCGAGAAAATTGGCTGGCGCGAAGTTGGATTATTCACCGGAGCAGGAGCTAGCTTTGCAGCCTTTATTGTTCTACTCGCTTGGTCACTTGCTCATACTCAGGTGGCAAATGCAACTTTGCTCACTCACATGATGCCTATCTTTACTACCTTCGGAGGATGGTTGTTTCTGAAACAGCAATTCAGTCGGCAGTTTTGGATTGGGTTAGGGATTGCTTTAATCGGGGCAATTGCGATCGGAGCAGGCGATTTAAGCCTAGATCCTAATACGATTGTGGGAGATGTAGCGGCACTGGGATCAGCCGTATTTATTGCGATCGAACTCTTAATCGTGGAACAATTGCGGACTCGATTTGCAACTCCGGTCATTGCAATGGGTGAAAGTGCGATCGCAAGTTTTTTACTTCTACCTTTCCTATTATTTGGAGGTGCTTCATTGTTACCACCCTCGATGGAAAGTGGGTTAGCTATACTGGCAGCCGCACTGATCACTCAAGTAACAGGACATGGCCTGCTAACTCATAGCTTGAAACAATTTTCAGCGGGATTGGTATCCGTCGCATTGTTAGCCGTTCCCATGATTGCAGCGGGATTGGCAGTCGTGTTATTTGGGCAAACGATTACTTTAGGAAATGCGATCGCGTTTCTCGTGGTGCTAGGCGGAATTTATTTAACCGTGACGGCTCCAAAAAATTCTTAAAACCTCTCACCCGATAGAGCCATTGTTTCGGAATCCTGTTTGCATTTGCGTTTGCGATCGTGCTGCTCAGTGGTTAACCAACACCGCAGAACAAGCCATGCGATCGATTCTGATCGGACAAAGATTACGTGAGTGATGAAAAGACAGTCCTCACCACCCAACCCTGACTAATACTGCTCAACAGGTGCGACCGTTTTCACATGCGCCTGATCGGTAGCAATCAGCGTCCAGCCTATCTCTCGTAATTTTTGATAGGTCGTCCAGCCCTTGGATGCGCCGCGAATCTGCAAATCCGGGACGCGATACTGTGGAAACGACGTATAGGGTGTCCACGGTTGGTGAGGCTGTTCGCGCAGGTGAAGAACCTTTGTTCCGCCCCCTAATCCCGCTAACCAACACATTTGTCCAGCCATTGCTTTGATCTCCAACGAAACGACATCGATAATCAGTTATCTCCAATGGCAACTGCACCGATTACGTACACATTATGTCCGCTCTTTTTGAAAATCCATTGATAAAAAGACTGAATTGTGCATCAGTCAGTTTCAGTCTTGCGATCGAGACTAAGAAAAATCCGCTATTCCCAAGCTGGGATCAGTTCTTCTACGTAATTTCCGGTTTATTTTTAGAATCGAGTTGAAAATGGGTCAAAAATTTTGATTTGCTGACTCAATTTGCGGATAGATATAAAAGGGCACACCGTGTTGATCTGATAGCAGTGTTCTTTACCCTTTCTCCGTAGCACCTCGGTATGACCTCAGTTATAACGTCCGAAATTTCTTTATATGAATTGGTGGCGGGTTCGTCTTCATCCGCCTTGGCAATGCACGTTAGCCCTGTAACGTTCAAAGCGATGATGAGTAGTTTGATTGATTTATTGATTGATCAGAGTGAGCCTGCCTCGGTCTGGGTAAAATTACCGAAAGGAGAGGCATGGCAAACTGAGTTCGATCGCTATCTTGATCAGATGCCGCCCCAACAGCAAGTGTTCTGGTTCAAAAATCAGCGAGATGAAGTTCCAGAAGGGACTGAATTGGAATCTTTGTATTCGCCAAGTTCGATCGTATTGCCGATCGAGAGTGCGCTAAGAAGAGAATATTTTTTCCTAGTTTGGTCAAAACAGTTTTGTGGTCTGCTCGTGGGACATCGAGCGAAACTTGCGGCACGTGAAATCGATTCGCTGTCCTCGATCGAGGAAGAAGCACCTGAGAAGAAGCAAGCATTATTGGCATATCTGGTGCTTGACCCAGAAATTGTACGGACTGCGATCGCGCAACTGCAACCGATGGCTTCAAAATCAGAAGTGCTCCCTGAATTTGATACGTTTAATCCAGCTTTAGCCAATCAAATCTTAACCAAACATATCCAACGCCAGGAAGATCTCTGGCAACGGGCAACAACCCATCGTCGTCAAGCTGAAATGGCGAATTTGCTTCAACTTCAAAATGAGGAATTACTCAGTTCGATTCGCTTAAAAGATGAGTTTTTGCACAACGTCGGGCAAGAATTAAGAACGCCGCTGACGAATATGAAAACAGCGTTGACATTGCTGAATTCTCCGAGTTTAAAGCCGACCCAGAAGCAGCGGTATATGGAATTGCTGGTGCGGGAATGCGATCGACAAAGTTCGCTGATTACAAGCCTGCTGGATCTAGTCAGTTTAGATCAAATGGCAGAACAAACAACGGTTCAGGCGATTAGCTTAATGGATGTTGTACCGGGCGTAGTCAGTACTTATCAGCCATTAGCTGAAGAGAAAGGGGTGCGATTAGCATATACGATT
Coding sequences within it:
- a CDS encoding nitrite reductase [NAD(P)H], large subunit (ab initio prediction:Prodigal:2.6;~similar to AA sequence:cyanobase_aa:AM1_3209), which encodes MTKRNLVVIGNGMVGHKFLERMIENGSEEWNLITFCEESRMAYDRVNLSGFFAGKTAEDLSLVESDFYAKHDVQIYLGDKAVGIDRDLKTVTSAQGVTLRYDKLVLATGSFPFVPPIQGRETQGTFVYRTIDDLEAIEAYAQSCRVGVVVGGGLLGLECANALKNLGLETHVVEFMPRLMPVQVDDAGGALLRQNIESIGVSVHTSKSTKEIVSEEGRVHKMLFADGTELQTDMIVFSAGIRPRDEMARSCGLTVGERGGIVIDENCQTSDADIYAIGECALYENRIYGLVAPGYTMATVAADHLCGGQNQFTGADMSTKLKLLGVDVASFGDAFAKTPGAKEIAIVDSIQGTYKKLVIDATGKTLLGGILVGDASAYGNLLQLVQNQITLPPHPEDLIIPPRNGSSSALMGVDSFPDTAQICSCNNVTKAAICDAIQNQGLTDIGSLKQCTKAGTGCGGCVPLVTDLLKSELKKAGIEVKNHLCEHFAYSRQELYHLVRSQNIHTFDQLLQQHGTGQGCEICKPAIGSILASAWNDYILEPTHAGLQDTNDAFLANIQRDGTYSVVPRVPGGELTPDQLIALGQVAKEFGLYTKITGGQRVDLFGARVEQLPLIWKQLIDAGFESGHAYGKALRTVKSCVGSTWCRFGVQDSTSLAIEVELRYRGLRAPHKIKSAVSGCTRECAEAQSKDFGIIATEKGWNLYVCGNGGMKPQHAQLLAADLDKETLIRYIDRFLMFYIRTANRLERTATWFNKLEGGMDYLKQVIIDDSLGICAELEAEMAHQVQTYNCEWKTTIEDPSKVRRFRHFINSDDSDPNVVQVEERGQNRPIYEHERQLFSLTRS
- a CDS encoding nitrite reductase (NAD(P)H), small subunit, putative (ab initio prediction:Prodigal:2.6;~similar to AA sequence:cyanobase_aa:AM1_3207) — its product is MQSSQSIATTWITVCTLEDILPNTGVCALVNGEQVAIFRVGQNQLYAIDNYDPFSKAFVLSRGIVGDRNGIPKVASPIYKQNFNLKTGECLDDPATQVRTFAVQLIDNQVQIGLN
- a CDS encoding hypothetical protein (conserved hypothetical membrane protein;~similar to AA sequence:cyanobase_aa:AM1_3192), whose amino-acid sequence is MTQPSTDSVQSSWFQTLSIRSVLSALVLGFALFALASGSIFMKIATQEMSANQVALDRVAIAAIVFTIWNSIRAITTKEEPSIEKIGWREVGLFTGAGASFAAFIVLLAWSLAHTQVANATLLTHMMPIFTTFGGWLFLKQQFSRQFWIGLGIALIGAIAIGAGDLSLDPNTIVGDVAALGSAVFIAIELLIVEQLRTRFATPVIAMGESAIASFLLLPFLLFGGASLLPPSMESGLAILAAALITQVTGHGLLTHSLKQFSAGLVSVALLAVPMIAAGLAVVLFGQTITLGNAIAFLVVLGGIYLTVTAPKNS
- a CDS encoding hypothetical protein (hypothetical protein N9414_18468;~similar to AA sequence:cyanobase_aa:LBDG_55870), with the protein product MAGQMCWLAGLGGGTKVLHLREQPHQPWTPYTSFPQYRVPDLQIRGASKGWTTYQKLREIGWTLIATDQAHVKTVAPVEQY
- a CDS encoding two-component sensor histidine kinase (similar to AA sequence:cyanobase_aa:LBDG_55860), yielding MTSVITSEISLYELVAGSSSSALAMHVSPVTFKAMMSSLIDLLIDQSEPASVWVKLPKGEAWQTEFDRYLDQMPPQQQVFWFKNQRDEVPEGTELESLYSPSSIVLPIESALRREYFFLVWSKQFCGLLVGHRAKLAAREIDSLSSIEEEAPEKKQALLAYLVLDPEIVRTAIAQLQPMASKSEVLPEFDTFNPALANQILTKHIQRQEDLWQRATTHRRQAEMANLLQLQNEELLSSIRLKDEFLHNVGQELRTPLTNMKTALTLLNSPSLKPTQKQRYMELLVRECDRQSSLITSLLDLVSLDQMAEQTTVQAISLMDVVPGVVSTYQPLAEEKGVRLAYTIPENLPAISCLPTWLKQIVINLLHNGIKFTPRGGQVWVRAKQQGDYVQLEFRDTGIGIAQNDIPKIFDRFYRIRQSTDEDMSGAGLGLTIVQKLLLHCGGSITVKSRIGEGSVFNVLLPLFRGQEES